The following proteins are co-located in the Deltaproteobacteria bacterium genome:
- a CDS encoding AMP-binding protein, with amino-acid sequence MIITEILARNARMYRDEIALIEREPAKGKRVAITWKEFDETANRISNALIKKGIRKGDKVIHLMMNCLEWLPAYFGILRTGAWAVPLNFRFSAEDIRYCADIAEAKALIFGEEFVDRIDAIKEDLLTIHSFVFVGPEEVRPDYAEPLDAFIRNSPPHNPDIPMALLDNAALYFTSGTTGTPKPILLTHRNLEAACVVENRHHNQTHDDNFLCIPPLYHTGAKMHWFGNFIVGARGVILKGVKPEWILEAVSEEQATIVWLLVPWAQDILIAIENGDVHLSDYKLDQWRLMHIGAQPVPPSLIKNWKKVFPNHAYDTNYGLSETTGPGCVHLGMENLHKVGAIGVPGFDWEYKVMDLDGTEVKRGEPGELAVKGPGVMKEYYKNAEATRSTLVDGWLHTGDMARVDEDGFIWLVDRKKDIIITGGENIFPVEIEEFLMENRQVQDAAVIGIPDERLGEIVAAVIKVKPGATLTEEDVIAFCEGLPRYKRPRKIIFGDVPRNPTGKIEKPKLRKQYAGMAESFRI; translated from the coding sequence ATGATTATCACGGAGATTTTGGCCAGAAACGCCAGGATGTACAGGGATGAAATCGCCCTCATTGAAAGAGAACCTGCAAAAGGGAAACGGGTGGCCATCACCTGGAAGGAGTTCGATGAGACGGCCAACCGGATCAGCAATGCCCTCATCAAGAAGGGCATTCGAAAGGGGGACAAGGTCATTCACCTGATGATGAACTGCCTTGAATGGCTCCCCGCCTATTTCGGCATATTGAGAACCGGGGCCTGGGCAGTACCCCTCAATTTCCGCTTCTCGGCCGAAGATATCCGGTACTGTGCGGATATTGCAGAGGCAAAGGCGTTGATTTTCGGGGAAGAATTTGTGGATCGGATTGACGCCATTAAAGAAGACCTTCTGACCATCCACAGCTTTGTCTTTGTCGGACCGGAAGAGGTGCGGCCGGATTATGCCGAACCATTGGATGCCTTTATTCGGAACAGCCCTCCCCACAACCCCGATATTCCGATGGCGCTCCTGGACAATGCAGCGCTCTATTTTACCTCGGGCACCACCGGAACCCCCAAACCGATTCTCCTGACCCACCGGAACCTGGAAGCTGCCTGCGTGGTGGAAAACCGCCATCACAACCAGACCCACGATGACAATTTTCTCTGCATCCCCCCCCTCTACCATACCGGGGCCAAGATGCACTGGTTCGGGAACTTCATTGTGGGCGCGAGGGGGGTGATCTTGAAGGGGGTCAAACCTGAATGGATTCTTGAGGCGGTGAGCGAGGAGCAGGCAACCATTGTCTGGCTCCTGGTGCCGTGGGCCCAGGATATCCTGATCGCCATTGAAAACGGGGATGTCCATCTCAGCGACTACAAACTGGACCAGTGGCGATTGATGCACATCGGGGCCCAGCCCGTTCCCCCGAGCCTCATCAAGAACTGGAAAAAGGTATTTCCGAATCATGCCTACGACACCAATTACGGCTTGAGTGAAACCACCGGTCCGGGATGCGTCCACTTAGGGATGGAGAATCTCCACAAGGTCGGCGCCATCGGCGTCCCTGGTTTTGACTGGGAATACAAGGTCATGGACCTGGACGGCACTGAGGTCAAAAGGGGCGAACCGGGCGAACTTGCGGTGAAAGGTCCCGGCGTAATGAAGGAGTATTACAAGAACGCGGAGGCCACCCGGAGCACCCTGGTGGACGGATGGCTCCACACGGGCGATATGGCCCGGGTGGATGAAGACGGCTTCATCTGGCTGGTGGACCGGAAAAAAGACATCATCATTACGGGCGGCGAAAATATCTTCCCCGTGGAGATCGAGGAGTTTCTCATGGAAAACCGACAGGTCCAGGACGCGGCCGTCATCGGGATCCCTGACGAGCGGCTGGGGGAGATCGTCGCAGCGGTGATCAAGGTCAAGCCGGGGGCCACGTTGACCGAGGAGGATGTCATCGCATTCTGTGAAGGATTGCCGCGATACAAGCGGCCGCGCAAGATCATCTTCGGCGACGTGCCCAGAAATCCCACCGGAAAGATAGAAAAGCCCAAACTCAGAAAGCAGTATGCGGGTATGGCGGAGAGTTTCAGGATATAG
- a CDS encoding DedA family protein yields MPWLDSFLGFLDALPNTLVYILLGVSAFVENVFPPIPGDTITAFGAFLVGARRLSFMGVYLATTSGSLLGFICLFWVGGILGRRFFIERDYRLFKASDIIRAEGWFKKYGYFLILLNRFFPGIRSVISVAGGMLQLRPLKVILLALVSASLWNLIWIALGYTIGANWENAKARMAHIMLQYNIAILVVFGIAIVVLLVLMMRKKRSLKG; encoded by the coding sequence TTGCCCTGGCTAGACAGTTTCCTCGGTTTCCTTGATGCACTCCCCAACACCCTTGTGTATATTCTGCTGGGGGTCAGCGCATTTGTGGAAAACGTCTTCCCACCCATACCGGGGGATACCATCACCGCTTTCGGGGCCTTCCTGGTGGGCGCCCGAAGGCTTTCTTTTATGGGGGTCTATCTGGCGACCACCTCGGGGAGCCTGCTCGGTTTCATATGCCTCTTCTGGGTGGGGGGGATCCTGGGGAGGCGATTTTTTATTGAACGGGATTACCGCCTGTTCAAGGCGAGCGATATTATACGGGCCGAGGGATGGTTTAAAAAATACGGCTATTTTCTCATATTGCTGAACCGATTCTTTCCCGGTATCCGCTCGGTCATATCCGTCGCCGGGGGGATGTTGCAGCTGAGGCCCCTCAAGGTGATTCTCCTGGCGCTGGTCAGCGCCTCCCTATGGAACCTTATCTGGATCGCCCTGGGCTATACGATCGGCGCCAATTGGGAAAACGCAAAAGCAAGAATGGCCCACATCATGCTCCAGTACAATATCGCCATACTGGTGGTGTTCGGCATCGCGATTGTTGTGTTGCTGGTGCTGATGATGAGAAAAAAGCGGTCCCTCAAGGGGTGA
- a CDS encoding divalent-cation tolerance protein CutA, whose translation MKANLIYITAGSMDEARGIAKALVSNRLAACANIIDNMNSLYWWNGEIQEEREVILIAKTVESLVPEVIDKVKSMHSYECPCIVSLPIIEGNPAFLEWIEKETR comes from the coding sequence ATGAAAGCCAACCTGATTTACATCACCGCAGGGAGTATGGATGAGGCCAGGGGTATCGCAAAGGCACTGGTCTCCAATCGATTGGCCGCATGTGCCAACATCATTGACAACATGAATTCCCTCTACTGGTGGAATGGAGAGATTCAGGAAGAGAGGGAGGTGATCCTTATCGCCAAGACGGTTGAGTCCCTGGTCCCCGAGGTGATCGACAAGGTTAAGTCGATGCACAGCTATGAATGCCCTTGTATCGTGAGCCTACCGATCATTGAAGGGAATCCGGCCTTCTTGGAGTGGATAGAGAAAGAGACCCGGTGA
- the folD gene encoding bifunctional methylenetetrahydrofolate dehydrogenase/methenyltetrahydrofolate cyclohydrolase FolD, whose amino-acid sequence MTAKLIKGTDIREQILKEIEAEVKEIKEKHGKVPGLVTILVGANPASISYVTLKVKTANQLGFKEIQDNQPEDISEEALLALIDKYNKDDSIHGILVQLPLPKQINEKKVLNAIDPDKDVDGFHPVNVGRLMIGGSEVKFPPCTPAGIQEMIVRAGVETSGAEVVVVGRSNIVGKPIANMMVQKGPGANSTVTIVHTRTKDLAGHCKRADILIVAAGVPGLVKPEWIKPGACVIDVGVNRVGEKVSEKTGKKVAILRGDVDFDAAKEIAGYITPVPGGVGPMTITMLMRNTLKSLKFSLGIA is encoded by the coding sequence ATGACGGCAAAATTGATTAAAGGGACTGACATTCGGGAACAAATCCTCAAGGAAATCGAAGCGGAAGTCAAGGAGATCAAGGAAAAACACGGCAAGGTTCCCGGCCTGGTGACCATCCTGGTGGGCGCGAATCCGGCCTCCATATCCTATGTAACGCTCAAGGTAAAGACCGCTAACCAGCTCGGGTTTAAAGAGATTCAGGATAATCAACCTGAAGATATCTCCGAAGAAGCACTCCTGGCCCTGATCGACAAGTATAACAAGGACGATTCAATCCACGGGATCCTGGTGCAGTTGCCGCTTCCCAAGCAGATCAATGAGAAAAAGGTGCTCAATGCCATCGATCCGGACAAGGACGTGGACGGGTTCCATCCCGTAAACGTGGGGAGGCTGATGATCGGGGGCTCAGAGGTCAAATTTCCGCCCTGTACGCCCGCTGGCATTCAGGAGATGATCGTACGGGCCGGGGTGGAGACCAGCGGCGCCGAGGTGGTGGTGGTCGGCCGCTCCAATATCGTGGGCAAGCCCATTGCCAACATGATGGTCCAGAAAGGCCCGGGCGCCAATTCCACGGTCACCATCGTTCATACCCGGACCAAGGACCTGGCCGGCCATTGCAAGCGGGCCGATATCCTGATTGTTGCGGCCGGTGTTCCAGGGCTCGTAAAGCCCGAGTGGATCAAACCGGGGGCCTGTGTCATTGATGTGGGGGTCAACCGCGTGGGAGAGAAAGTGAGCGAAAAGACAGGTAAAAAAGTGGCCATACTGAGAGGGGACGTGGACTTTGATGCGGCCAAGGAGATTGCCGGCTATATTACCCCTGTTCCCGGCGGTGTAGGCCCCATGACCATCACCATGCTCATGAGAAACACCCTCAAATCCCTCAAGTTCAGCCTGGGGATCGCCTAA